The DNA sequence TGAAAAACATCTGAGCGgaaaggggcctttttactaaagcttagtgcacaTGCTAAATGCCCAGTTTATACCTATCGGCTTCTTAGCACATTCTAATTCTTTTGGCACATTCTAAGCATTAGCAAAAGGGTCCCAGATTTCTTAAAGCGAGATTCTGTGGCTATTGCTTTCCTGCTTTTCTTGTGGCCATTATTTTTGATACTTTCCAGCTCTGTGTTAGTCTGCTTCAAGTGGTTAATGTTTATTGATGAAGCAATTGATGTTAGGAACCAAAAATATCTACCTGCtagcatttggggggggggggggcaataggAATACTGACTATATTAAATACGATAGACGCTGAGGTGAGCATTGGTGCCTACCATGTTAAGCAGCATTAAGCATTTAAAATGACCATGCCCAGAAGCAGTGTTGTGCacacgaaacatgcatgtcggcggTGCATTTCAGTAACTGCTGGTACGAGTTAGACAAAACGCCACACCGGAGTTACAGATAAGTCTGCATAAATTATAACATTAAAATTACACTAAGACCCTCTtatattaaggtgtgctaagcgatttagcatgcactaaacgctaacgcatgccaGTTAGtgtatggacgcgttagcgtttagcgcgcattaattcgattagtgcacgctaatcggttagcgcaccttagtaaaagagggggaaaatgaTATTAAGATAAGAACAAGTTCATTTGGAAAATGTATATACGAGAGCCGATGAAGTGTAGCAGCTAAATAACTTCTATAAGTCCTGTACCTTGTGTACAATAGAGTACCGCTTCTGATGGCTCATTcgtttctaagaaaaatatttttgattGTATAAAGAATCAGTCATACTGAACCTCTATTAACAAGATATACTGCATAGAGATGTGATTGGTCTGATTTTGGACTTGAGTTATTCTTTGTATATTAAATATACAGCACTGGAAGGAAATATTTTTGTTGGAGCCCTTCACCTTTCAGGTATTCACCGATTCTTGAACCAGTGCTACTAAACAGTCTACACAGAATACAAGAGGATTAATTAATTTCATTGATCCATTACTGTACGTTTTTATCAGTAGCATAGCCAGGACAGTGGTGAGCTTTATAATATATTGGTGGGGCCTAGGGAATTGAGAAAAATGAACACTAGGCCATGCTGATGTTGACACTGCTTCCAATTCATTTAGCATTGACCCTTTCCAACATTGATGATTTGGTGGGCTTGACTCAAAAGTCCTAAtctgggtatttatttatttaaaatttatttctcaCCTAACATCTAGGCGAATTAcaacataacatacataaaacTAATCTCCATTTACAAGATAAATTCTCCCGTGTTATCTAATAAACTTCTAACCCATAAAATATGACAAAGAACATTTAATCAAAAAATGCATGCAGGAACAGTTGCATTTTAAGTAATCTTTAAAAATGGTCACTGTTCCTACATAAGCACAGAGTACCTGGCATCTCATTCCATAATTTTACTACAGCCACTGAAAATGCAGACTGCCTACTTATGGCTAGACCCCTGagtttgaaggtgtgaataaacatgtggataaagatgagccgatTGATATTGaaagatttctgaggaaattagaaagtcatgggataggaagtaacATCCTATTACATATTATGAACTGCttgaaaaatagaaaacagaatgTAGGGTTATATGGTCAATATACTCcatgtggggttccccaggggtctgttcttcatgtaagtctctcttgtctatACCATTTCTCCTCTACAACAAACTCCTTACTCCATCCCTTCTGTTTTGCTGTGCCTTATGCCTGAAACAATTTGCCTGACTCAGTATGTTGGGCTCAGTCTCTGACAATATTCAAGTCCAGGCTGAAGGCCCACTTATTCAAAACTGCTTGTAAGTCTTctaccaatttgtaaagcacatttgtttgtcattccctctgtagccccctatcctctctacctcttctccctttgtatttctCTACTTGAGCAGTCTATATTGAGTCActatttttgtccagtgtgtctttcataattagattctaagtagagaatgacatggggataaaatTTGTCCCCGCGACCACCGTacctgtcaccaccccgtccctgtCACCACTGTCTCCGCCCTCATCCCCGCGactactgtccccgcagcatccatacaagcctcagtactgcaatatttagcttctccccactctctgttccccatttcccttcagcatcttctccccacactgtcttccccattttttcccttcagcgtcttctcaccactctcagttccccatttcctttcagcatctgttcctttccaccccctttcagcatctgttcctttcttttcCACCACAACCCTTCcatctcgccacctcactgcccttcagcacccctcgcacGGCCCAAgaatatccctccctctcccttaccttcacAGCGCGTTTTAAGTTACTTTCCAAAGTAACTTGCTTAAGCTGcccgagcctgcctgcagtcacgtgcatttgtgggcagaagcttctcctctgatgcaaccattccaggggcggtggatggccttgtccctgtgcccACAGTGAatacttcctcccccccctccaacatTTCGGCAGGTTCCCTCAGCTAGCCACgagtaacaaccaccgtgtcattctctaattctaagctcttttgagcaaggaccatctcttgtgtgtttaatgtacagcacggtgtgcatctggtagcactacagaaataataaatagtaggagTAATGGGTCTGCGCTGTGACCACTGCTATTTAACATGTtgatcaatgatctagagataggaataactagtgagataattaaatttgcttatgatacaaagttgttaaatcacaagattgtgaaaaattgcaagagggcctTAGGAgcctgggcatcaaaatggcagatgatgtttaatgtgagcaactgcaaagtgatgcatatgggaaagaggaatccaaactatAGGATTCCACGATAGGAGTaggtgcccaggaaaaggatctagatatcatcactgaggatatgttgaaaccctcagctcagtgtgcggtggtggctaagaaaacaaatagaatgttaggaattattaggaaatgaaatgaaaacaaagatgaaaatgttataatgcctttgtatcactctgtGGTGCAGCtctacctcgaatactgtgtgcaattctggtcaccgcatcacaaaaaagatatagcagaattagaaaaggtatagagaagagagacaaaaatgataaaaggaatgggacatctgtattatgaggaaaagctaaagcagctagggctcttcagcttggaaaaaagatggctcatgggagatatgatagaagtctataaaatactatgtGGAGTgtaatgggtagatgtgaatcgcttgtttactctgccaaaaatactaggactgggggcatgcgatgaagctactaagtagtagatttaaaacaaaccggagaaaaatatttcttcactcaacatgtaattaaactctggaattcattgctggaaaatgtggtaaaagaggttagcttagcagggttaaaaaaaaaaaaaaaaaaagatttggataattttgtaaatcagaaagtccataagccattgctaagatggcttggggaaaccaACTgtatattcctaggataagtagcataaaccCTGTATTagtctttgggatcttgccaggtatttgtggcctagatgggccactgttggaaacaggatactcggCTTGATGAacgttcggtctttcccagaatggcaattcttatgtaccagCAGCATACACAGTCACAATTTGTTTGGATCTGTGTAGTAATTTTCCTCTGTCTTATTCATCTTTAACTTTTTGGTTTTTTAGGGCTATAACTGATGCAGCAATTTTCATGATAATATTATGAACTCTTTTTGTGGATTGTTTTGGGTAGCAGTTGGGTACATTGACCTTAACATAATTATCTCCATAAACAAAAGTTCCAAGGAAGCAAAGGCATATTTAATATTGCTGGTCAATTACTGTCATCTTACActgtttattttattctttttgtccttTCCATAGAACTTCTTTATTGGGATCCAGTTTCTTCCAATCTCAGCCTGAAAGAAGCTGTCTCTGAAGAAAAGAGCTGCCATAGTTTAATTAAAATGTTGGAGAGCTGCCTATACAGatccaaacaaacaaaacttAAATGTTCCAAGGTTTTGGTCCCAGAAAACCTGATCGGGCGCATAGCTCAAGAAATTGTGTGCCTCTCCTCCACGGAGCCCTGTGGTCTGCGAGGCTGTGTTATCTATGTGAACCTGGAAGTTGACAGTACATGTAAGAAACTGGATAAGATCGTGTATGACGCGGGTGTTGTCCCTACGTTTGAGCTAAACCTTGTGTTGAAACAGGAAGGCCATTCCTGGGTAGGATTCAGGGATTTTTTCATAGGAGCTTGTTTCACTTCCAGCTTCCTACGGGTCCTAAAGCTCAGTCCTAGCTTTTGGCTTCTCAAGAGAAAACTTTACACTTCAGCGACAGCAGGAGCAGAGCCCAAAGAGTGTTTTAGACTTTAACATTGCACAGAGACTCGATTTAAAACGGCCCTTATGGTTTTTGTAGCTCAGTAGTGCACTTGGCGGCACTGGAACATATTCACCTGAAGGAAGACCAGAGATCTAGCTAGCCTTTATATCTACTTTTTGTTATGCAGTCATTGTTACCACACTGAATGGATCACAGCTGCCCTTTGTGTAAGGTATAGGCGGCAAGTTCAGGCAGTACAGCTGAGAAAAAGCAAGCACTTCGCTTTTTTGTGCTATTACTGCTAATAAAGGTTTGCTTCAGTAAGGCTCTTTCCTTTGCTATGGCTC is a window from the Geotrypetes seraphini chromosome 1, aGeoSer1.1, whole genome shotgun sequence genome containing:
- the DDIT4L gene encoding DNA damage-inducible transcript 4-like protein is translated as MVATNALNIKNSECFSTLVDSGLHSAGIGELLYWDPVSSNLSLKEAVSEEKSCHSLIKMLESCLYRSKQTKLKCSKVLVPENLIGRIAQEIVCLSSTEPCGLRGCVIYVNLEVDSTCKKLDKIVYDAGVVPTFELNLVLKQEGHSWVGFRDFFIGACFTSSFLRVLKLSPSFWLLKRKLYTSATAGAEPKECFRL